One window of the Leucobacter komagatae genome contains the following:
- a CDS encoding NAD(P)/FAD-dependent oxidoreductase has protein sequence MTTYERAEAAVSAQRIDAALANTRREPYWLDTADRPAALPKAQGALETDLAVVGGGYSGLWTALLAKERDPGRRVVLLEGQRIGWAASGRNGGFCEASLTHGASNGERHLPKETARLHELGLENIREFGDTVRRYSMDCDWSEVGVLRVASEPYQDAILKADAAKDPDAVYFDSTAVKAEVNSPVYHGALWEREGNVIVHPAKLAWELRRVCLELGVEIYEHTQATGISATPDAVTLTTDGGATVRAQRVALATNVFPNLLKRARPFTVPVWDFALMSNPLTPEQSAALGWANDQGLADMNNRFHYIRKTRGADGLERILFGGYDALYHYGKGLNDEYYDSEPTYRRLVAHFYETFPVLGDIGFSHAWGGAIDSCSRFFSFFTRAHQDRVVSATGFTGLGVGATRFGANVMLDLLDGLQTERTELDLVKKKPIPFPPEPIAALGVKITTAEMARSDRREGKRGLWLSTMDAVGMGFDS, from the coding sequence ATGACCACCTACGAGCGCGCCGAGGCCGCAGTCTCAGCGCAGCGCATCGACGCAGCACTTGCGAACACGCGGCGCGAACCCTACTGGCTCGACACCGCAGACCGCCCCGCGGCCCTCCCGAAGGCGCAGGGCGCGCTCGAGACTGACCTCGCGGTCGTCGGCGGCGGCTACTCCGGCCTGTGGACGGCCCTGCTCGCGAAGGAACGCGACCCGGGTCGACGCGTCGTGCTGCTCGAGGGCCAGCGGATCGGGTGGGCCGCGTCGGGGCGCAACGGTGGCTTCTGCGAAGCGAGCCTCACTCACGGTGCGAGCAACGGCGAGCGCCACCTCCCGAAAGAGACCGCGCGGCTCCACGAACTCGGGCTCGAAAACATTCGCGAGTTCGGCGACACCGTTCGCCGCTACAGCATGGACTGCGACTGGAGCGAGGTGGGCGTGCTGAGAGTCGCGTCCGAGCCCTACCAGGACGCGATCCTCAAGGCCGACGCCGCCAAGGACCCGGACGCCGTCTACTTCGACAGCACGGCCGTGAAAGCCGAGGTGAACTCCCCCGTCTACCACGGAGCGCTGTGGGAGCGGGAGGGGAACGTCATCGTGCACCCCGCGAAGCTCGCGTGGGAGCTCAGGCGCGTCTGCCTCGAACTCGGCGTCGAGATCTACGAGCACACGCAAGCAACCGGCATCAGCGCGACGCCCGACGCCGTCACGCTGACGACCGACGGCGGCGCCACCGTGCGCGCACAGCGCGTTGCGCTGGCAACAAACGTCTTCCCGAACCTGCTCAAGCGGGCGCGCCCCTTCACCGTTCCGGTGTGGGACTTCGCGCTCATGAGCAACCCGCTCACGCCCGAGCAGTCGGCCGCGCTTGGTTGGGCGAACGACCAGGGCCTCGCCGACATGAACAACCGGTTCCACTACATCAGGAAGACGCGCGGGGCTGACGGCCTCGAGCGAATCCTGTTCGGCGGCTACGACGCCCTCTACCACTACGGTAAGGGCCTGAACGACGAGTACTACGACAGCGAGCCAACCTACCGCAGGCTCGTTGCGCACTTCTACGAGACATTCCCGGTGCTCGGCGACATCGGCTTTAGCCACGCGTGGGGCGGCGCGATCGACTCGTGCAGCCGGTTCTTCTCGTTCTTCACACGCGCGCACCAGGATCGCGTCGTCTCAGCGACGGGGTTCACCGGCCTCGGCGTTGGCGCGACGAGGTTCGGCGCCAACGTCATGCTCGACCTGCTCGACGGGCTGCAGACCGAGCGTACGGAGCTCGACCTCGTGAAGAAGAAGCCCATTCCGTTCCCGCCCGAGCCGATCGCGGCGCTCGGTGTGAAGATCACGACCGCAGAAATGGCGCGGTCTGATCGCCGCGAGGGCAAGCGCGGGCTCTGGCTCAGTACGATGGACGCGGTCGGTATGGGCTTCGACTCATAA
- a CDS encoding aldehyde dehydrogenase family protein yields MSSLPVPTRTQLFIAGEFTDGASTERADIFSPSTGEKIASIPVPTTADLDLAVAKAHEAKTAWRKLGVFARAEICHRVGTALESRVEELARLQSLEQGKPYEESLADVKEAAQLFHLHAEDAVRLYGETLPSNDIQKRQITQRAPIGVFGIITPWNFPLLMFAEFVAPGLATGNAHVVKPPTNTPLTVLAAMDALVEAGVPNGLVSVLPGEGEFGAALVSHPGIDAVGFIGSSATATKIQATAGLKPLLIEASGNGPVVVLADANIERAAKAAVDGAFYCAGQVCCATERVIVHKDVHEKFVAAVLEYSKTVVLGDPFDPNTNLGPLNNEGVAAKMDRHMEDARERGLDILLGGGRREGQPTDLYYEFTVVDNVTTDSLLSREESFGPVLPIIVAEDDDDALRIANDDPLGLQGAVFTENLSKAFRFMEEMEVGQVVVNDSNGWWDVNMPFGGAGGKGTGWGRIGGMYTLHDMTYLRTGVIHIGA; encoded by the coding sequence ATGAGTTCCCTGCCAGTGCCGACTCGGACCCAGCTGTTCATCGCCGGTGAGTTCACCGACGGTGCATCGACCGAGCGTGCAGATATCTTCAGCCCGTCAACGGGTGAGAAGATCGCGTCGATCCCAGTTCCGACGACCGCTGATCTCGACCTCGCCGTCGCGAAGGCGCACGAAGCGAAGACCGCGTGGCGCAAGCTCGGCGTGTTCGCGCGCGCCGAAATCTGCCACAGGGTCGGTACCGCGCTCGAGTCCCGCGTCGAGGAGCTCGCTCGCCTGCAGTCCCTCGAGCAGGGCAAGCCCTATGAGGAGTCGCTCGCCGATGTGAAGGAAGCGGCGCAGCTGTTCCACCTCCACGCAGAAGACGCGGTGCGCCTGTACGGCGAGACGCTGCCCTCGAACGACATCCAGAAGCGCCAGATCACCCAGCGCGCCCCGATCGGCGTGTTCGGCATCATCACGCCGTGGAACTTCCCGCTCCTCATGTTCGCTGAGTTCGTCGCCCCGGGGCTCGCAACCGGTAACGCGCACGTCGTGAAGCCGCCGACGAACACGCCACTCACGGTGCTCGCCGCGATGGACGCGCTCGTCGAGGCGGGCGTGCCTAACGGTCTTGTGTCGGTACTTCCCGGCGAGGGTGAGTTTGGCGCTGCCCTCGTCTCGCACCCGGGCATCGACGCTGTCGGCTTCATCGGATCCTCCGCGACCGCGACGAAGATCCAGGCGACCGCGGGCCTCAAGCCGCTGCTCATCGAGGCGTCGGGCAACGGCCCCGTCGTCGTGCTCGCCGACGCGAACATCGAGCGCGCCGCGAAGGCCGCGGTTGACGGCGCCTTCTACTGCGCCGGGCAGGTCTGCTGCGCGACCGAGCGCGTGATCGTCCACAAGGACGTCCACGAGAAGTTCGTCGCGGCCGTGCTCGAGTACTCGAAGACTGTCGTGCTCGGCGACCCGTTCGACCCGAACACGAACCTTGGCCCGCTGAACAACGAGGGCGTCGCTGCGAAGATGGATCGTCACATGGAGGATGCGCGCGAGCGCGGCCTCGACATCCTCCTCGGTGGCGGCCGCCGCGAGGGCCAGCCGACGGACCTCTACTACGAGTTCACTGTCGTCGACAACGTCACGACCGACAGCCTGCTGTCGCGCGAGGAGTCGTTCGGGCCCGTCCTGCCGATCATCGTCGCGGAAGACGACGACGACGCGCTGCGCATCGCGAACGACGACCCGCTGGGCCTCCAGGGCGCCGTCTTCACCGAAAACCTCTCGAAGGCGTTCCGCTTCATGGAGGAGATGGAGGTCGGCCAGGTCGTCGTCAACGACTCGAACGGTTGGTGGGACGTCAACATGCCGTTCGGCGGCGCAGGCGGCAAGGGCACCGGCTGGGGTCGCATTGGCGGCATGTACACGCTGCACGACATGACCTACCTGCGCACCGGCGTGATCCACATCGGCGCGTAG
- a CDS encoding Lrp/AsnC family transcriptional regulator, which translates to MKTDLDDIDRRLIAILQNDGRRSFKEISEETGIPASSVRYRVQRLEESGTLQIVGVADPLRIGFDRLALVGLKCEMGKARLVCEELSKLPETSYVVLTTGPFDVMVEVVCRDVAHYTEFLHDRLPKQDGIIGAETFFVLEAYKLAYGWGVGDAPADSTGDAGDEPSAEPEGAPTT; encoded by the coding sequence ATGAAAACCGACCTCGACGACATCGACCGGCGACTCATCGCGATTCTCCAGAACGATGGCCGCCGCTCCTTCAAGGAGATCTCCGAGGAGACAGGGATCCCGGCGTCGTCGGTGCGGTACCGAGTGCAGCGGCTCGAAGAATCAGGGACGCTGCAGATCGTCGGCGTCGCCGACCCGCTCAGGATCGGGTTTGACAGGCTCGCCCTCGTTGGCCTGAAGTGCGAGATGGGCAAGGCCCGGCTCGTCTGTGAGGAGCTCTCGAAACTGCCCGAGACGAGCTACGTTGTGCTCACGACCGGGCCGTTCGACGTGATGGTCGAGGTCGTGTGCCGCGACGTCGCGCACTACACCGAGTTCCTGCACGACCGCCTGCCGAAGCAAGACGGGATCATCGGCGCCGAGACGTTCTTTGTGCTCGAGGCCTACAAGCTTGCCTACGGTTGGGGCGTCGGCGACGCGCCAGCAGACAGCACGGGAGACGCCGGCGACGAGCCGAGCGCGGAGCCCGAAGGGGCACCCACAACATAG
- a CDS encoding cupin domain-containing protein, with protein sequence MAHTETPAHLAAGAVTDTLALELPLEQLPAEEVRAGAPRAGATDIDAGPGLELGVWEMTEGTAVDVEADECFVVLRGSATVTIFSDGDEPDAVLELGPGSLGRLAAGMRTEWVIHEDLRKVYILPVG encoded by the coding sequence ATGGCACACACTGAGACTCCCGCGCACCTGGCCGCCGGGGCCGTCACTGACACGCTCGCGCTTGAGCTGCCGCTGGAGCAGCTCCCCGCCGAAGAGGTCCGCGCCGGTGCACCGCGCGCCGGCGCGACGGACATCGACGCCGGGCCCGGGCTCGAACTCGGCGTCTGGGAAATGACGGAGGGCACCGCGGTCGATGTCGAAGCAGACGAGTGCTTCGTCGTGCTGCGCGGGAGTGCCACCGTGACAATCTTCTCGGATGGCGACGAGCCTGATGCGGTGCTTGAGCTTGGGCCCGGGTCGCTCGGGCGCCTGGCCGCGGGGATGCGAACCGAGTGGGTGATCCACGAGGATCTGCGGAAGGTCTACATCCTGCCGGTCGGTTAG
- a CDS encoding thiamine-binding protein, producing MILAFSVAPNGGDSNSDGSVSEAVAQAVAVVRDSGLPHRTSSMFTEIEGEWDEVFDVVKRATEAVMPFGSRVSLVMKADIRPGFTGELDGKLERLERAIEGGVPEARARGRHS from the coding sequence GTGATTCTCGCGTTCTCTGTCGCGCCGAACGGGGGCGACTCGAACTCCGACGGGTCCGTCTCAGAAGCGGTCGCGCAGGCGGTGGCCGTTGTTCGTGACTCGGGGCTGCCGCACCGTACGAGCAGTATGTTCACCGAGATTGAGGGCGAGTGGGACGAGGTGTTTGATGTCGTAAAGCGGGCGACTGAGGCCGTCATGCCGTTTGGCTCACGGGTCTCGCTGGTGATGAAGGCGGACATTCGTCCGGGGTTCACTGGGGAACTCGACGGCAAGCTTGAGCGCCTTGAGCGCGCGATCGAGGGCGGCGTGCCCGAGGCAAGAGCACGCGGCCGTCACAGCTAG
- a CDS encoding phosphoribosyl-ATP diphosphatase, translated as MKTFDTLFAELAEKAASRPEGSDTVARLDAGVHSIGKKIVEEAAEVWMAAEYESQEACAEEISQLLYHLQVLMLAKGMTLEDVYTHL; from the coding sequence GTGAAAACCTTCGACACGCTCTTCGCCGAGCTCGCCGAGAAGGCCGCATCGCGGCCCGAAGGCAGCGACACTGTCGCCCGGCTGGATGCTGGTGTGCATTCGATCGGCAAGAAGATCGTCGAAGAGGCGGCAGAGGTATGGATGGCGGCCGAGTACGAGTCGCAAGAAGCCTGTGCCGAGGAGATCAGCCAGCTGCTCTACCACCTTCAGGTGCTCATGCTCGCAAAGGGCATGACCCTCGAAGACGTGTACACGCATCTGTAG
- the hisG gene encoding ATP phosphoribosyltransferase, which produces MLRIAVPNKGSLSEIAAEMLAEAGYSGRKDSRKLVHADPKNDVEFFYLRPRDIATYVGSGALDVGITGRDLLLDSGSEAHEIAELDFADSTFRFASPAEGGIKELTDLQGKRVATSYPLLVDTFLRKHGVESTLVKLDGAVESAVQLGVADAVADVVSTGATLRAAGLEIFGPVILDSTAVLIGGPSQHPGMERLMRRLRGVLVARKFVIMDYDLPVAHLDDAIAVAGGIESPTVSPLRDEEWVAVRVMVPSDDANTIMDRLYDLGARAILVTAIHAARL; this is translated from the coding sequence ATGCTGCGCATCGCAGTTCCGAATAAGGGCTCGCTGTCAGAGATCGCCGCAGAGATGCTCGCTGAGGCGGGCTACTCCGGTCGCAAGGACTCTCGCAAGCTCGTTCACGCCGACCCAAAGAACGACGTCGAATTCTTCTACCTCCGGCCGCGCGACATCGCCACGTACGTGGGGTCGGGCGCGCTCGACGTTGGCATCACTGGCCGCGACCTGCTGCTCGACTCGGGGTCGGAGGCCCACGAGATCGCCGAACTCGACTTCGCCGATTCCACGTTCCGGTTCGCCTCGCCGGCAGAGGGCGGCATCAAGGAGCTCACCGACCTCCAGGGCAAGCGCGTTGCCACGAGCTACCCGCTGCTCGTTGACACCTTCCTGCGGAAGCACGGCGTCGAGTCGACGCTCGTGAAGCTTGATGGCGCTGTTGAATCGGCTGTGCAGCTGGGCGTTGCCGACGCCGTCGCCGACGTCGTCTCGACCGGCGCCACGCTCCGCGCGGCCGGCCTCGAGATCTTCGGCCCCGTCATCCTCGACTCGACCGCCGTGCTCATCGGCGGCCCGAGCCAGCACCCGGGCATGGAACGGCTCATGCGGCGCCTGCGCGGCGTGCTCGTCGCCCGCAAGTTCGTGATCATGGACTACGACCTTCCGGTCGCGCACCTCGACGATGCGATCGCCGTGGCCGGCGGCATTGAGTCGCCGACGGTCTCACCCCTGCGTGATGAAGAGTGGGTCGCGGTGCGCGTCATGGTCCCGTCAGACGACGCGAACACGATCATGGACAGGCTCTATGACCTCGGCGCCCGGGCGATCCTTGTGACCGCGATCCACGCCGCACGCCTGTAA
- the hisF gene encoding imidazole glycerol phosphate synthase subunit HisF has translation MSVAVRVIPCLDVAGGRVVKGVNFLNLQDAGDPVELAAKYAEQGADELTFLDVTATVDGRATTYDVVRRTAEQVFIPLTVGGGVREVDDVARLLEVGADKVGINSGAIARPAVIGEIADRFGAQVLVLSLDVRRSDRTPSGFVVTTHGGKRETDLDALEWCAEAVERGAGELLVNSMDADGTQDGFDLELVRRVRELANVPVIASGGAGELEHFAPAVDAGADAVLAASVFHYGKFTIGDVKGALAEAGHTVRLSPTGGAA, from the coding sequence ATGTCTGTTGCAGTACGCGTGATTCCCTGCCTCGACGTCGCCGGTGGGCGCGTCGTGAAGGGCGTGAACTTTCTGAACCTCCAGGACGCGGGCGACCCCGTCGAGCTCGCCGCGAAGTACGCGGAGCAGGGCGCCGACGAGCTCACGTTCCTCGACGTGACCGCGACCGTTGACGGCCGCGCGACGACCTACGACGTGGTGCGCCGCACCGCCGAGCAAGTCTTCATTCCGCTCACCGTCGGTGGTGGCGTGCGCGAGGTCGATGACGTCGCGCGCCTGCTCGAGGTCGGCGCTGACAAGGTTGGCATCAACTCGGGCGCGATCGCGCGCCCCGCGGTGATCGGCGAGATCGCCGACCGTTTCGGCGCGCAAGTGCTCGTGCTGTCGCTCGATGTGCGACGTAGCGACCGGACGCCGAGTGGCTTCGTCGTCACGACGCACGGTGGCAAGCGCGAGACCGATCTTGACGCGCTTGAGTGGTGCGCCGAGGCCGTCGAGCGCGGCGCCGGCGAGCTGCTCGTGAACTCGATGGACGCCGACGGCACCCAGGACGGCTTCGACCTCGAGCTCGTCCGTCGCGTCCGCGAGCTCGCGAACGTTCCGGTGATCGCGTCGGGCGGGGCGGGGGAACTCGAGCACTTCGCGCCCGCCGTCGACGCCGGGGCAGACGCCGTGCTCGCCGCGTCGGTGTTTCACTACGGCAAGTTCACGATCGGTGATGTGAAGGGCGCGCTCGCTGAGGCTGGCCACACCGTGCGCCTCTCGCCGACAGGCGGCGCGGCATGA
- the hisI gene encoding phosphoribosyl-AMP cyclohydrolase encodes MSAEAVEAAIAELKFGANDLMPAMVQDDESGDVLMLAWMDAEAVRRTLTTGRVTYWSRSRGEYWRKGDTSGHRQYVRSVAADCDGDTLLVRVVQIGAACHTGTRTCFDGRELPAVVGTPEIG; translated from the coding sequence ATGAGTGCGGAGGCAGTGGAGGCCGCGATCGCCGAGCTGAAGTTTGGCGCGAACGACCTCATGCCCGCTATGGTGCAGGACGACGAGTCGGGCGACGTGCTCATGCTCGCTTGGATGGACGCGGAGGCCGTTCGCCGCACGCTGACCACGGGCCGGGTCACCTACTGGTCGCGCTCGCGCGGTGAGTACTGGCGCAAGGGCGACACGTCGGGCCACAGGCAGTATGTGCGGTCGGTCGCCGCAGACTGTGACGGCGACACCCTGCTTGTGCGCGTCGTGCAGATCGGGGCGGCCTGCCACACGGGCACCCGAACGTGCTTCGACGGCCGCGAGCTGCCAGCCGTCGTCGGCACCCCAGAGATAGGCTGA
- a CDS encoding anthranilate synthase component I — protein sequence MSNTTTREEFEVERSAHAVIPVRREIFADADTPVSIYRKVAGSRVGTFLLESAEQGGVWTRFSFVGAGSFGVLGERDGLAQWTPSAHGLGGSAGSLDEDRLLPGGVTHLQPVEALRAAYERWKAPQVPGLPPLASGFVGYLGWETVRQFERLDSPPPVPSGLPTQGLSFVSELVVIDHREGSVILIANVLNDAALASGGGESADAQWADAQRRLDALAAALAAPESSPLGVLDRAALPDPKRLTTTPEYMATVDAAKRYIVDGDIFQVVPSQRFDQECTADPLDVYRVLRHLNPSPFLYLVQLEDNEGVPFSVVGSSPEALVTVQEHGHVMTHPIAGSRPRGETVEQDKQYARDLLADEKERAEHLMLVDLARNDLARVCEPGSVEVTEFMRIERFSHIMHIVSSVEGQVRPDQNPVDVFRATFPAGTLSGAPKPRALEIIDELEPVQRGVYGGVVGYFGLGGAADLAIAIRTATIRDGVAMVQAGAGVVADSVPETEDAECQSKAAAPLRAIAIANSLTRTDAHA from the coding sequence GTGAGCAACACCACCACCCGCGAGGAGTTCGAGGTCGAACGATCCGCGCACGCCGTCATCCCCGTCCGCCGCGAGATCTTCGCCGACGCTGACACCCCGGTGAGCATCTACCGGAAGGTCGCCGGGTCTCGCGTCGGCACCTTCCTGCTCGAATCGGCAGAGCAGGGCGGTGTGTGGACGCGCTTTAGCTTCGTCGGCGCGGGGAGCTTCGGCGTGCTCGGCGAGCGCGACGGCCTCGCGCAGTGGACGCCGAGCGCCCACGGCCTCGGGGGGAGCGCGGGTTCTCTCGATGAGGATCGCCTGCTGCCGGGAGGCGTGACGCACCTGCAGCCGGTTGAGGCCCTGCGCGCAGCCTACGAGCGGTGGAAGGCGCCGCAGGTTCCCGGCTTGCCGCCACTCGCGAGCGGCTTCGTCGGCTATCTCGGCTGGGAGACCGTGCGTCAGTTCGAGCGCCTCGATTCGCCGCCGCCCGTGCCGAGCGGCCTGCCAACGCAGGGGCTGAGCTTCGTCTCTGAACTCGTGGTGATTGACCACCGCGAGGGGTCGGTGATCCTCATCGCGAACGTGCTGAACGACGCCGCGCTCGCGAGCGGCGGGGGCGAGAGCGCCGACGCGCAGTGGGCCGACGCTCAACGGCGCCTCGACGCGCTTGCGGCCGCGCTCGCCGCGCCAGAGTCGTCGCCGCTCGGTGTGCTCGATCGCGCCGCGCTGCCTGACCCGAAGCGGCTCACCACGACGCCGGAGTACATGGCGACGGTCGACGCCGCGAAGCGCTACATCGTCGACGGCGATATCTTCCAGGTCGTGCCCTCCCAGCGGTTCGACCAGGAGTGCACCGCCGACCCGCTCGACGTGTACCGGGTGCTTCGGCACTTGAACCCGAGTCCGTTCCTGTACCTCGTGCAGCTTGAGGATAACGAGGGCGTGCCGTTCTCGGTGGTCGGTTCGAGCCCCGAGGCGCTCGTGACGGTGCAGGAGCACGGGCACGTGATGACCCACCCGATCGCGGGGTCGCGCCCCCGCGGCGAAACCGTTGAGCAGGATAAGCAGTACGCGAGAGATCTCCTTGCCGACGAGAAGGAGCGCGCCGAGCACCTCATGCTCGTCGACCTCGCGCGCAACGACCTCGCCCGCGTGTGCGAGCCCGGCAGCGTCGAGGTGACCGAGTTCATGCGCATCGAGCGCTTCAGTCACATCATGCATATCGTCTCTTCCGTCGAGGGGCAGGTTCGGCCCGACCAGAACCCGGTCGACGTGTTCCGCGCGACGTTCCCGGCAGGCACGCTGAGTGGTGCCCCGAAGCCGCGCGCCCTCGAGATCATCGACGAGCTTGAGCCGGTGCAGCGGGGCGTCTACGGAGGGGTCGTCGGCTACTTCGGGCTCGGTGGCGCTGCCGATCTCGCGATTGCAATCCGCACCGCGACTATTCGCGACGGCGTCGCGATGGTGCAGGCCGGCGCAGGCGTGGTCGCCGATTCGGTCCCGGAGACCGAGGACGCCGAGTGCCAGAGCAAGGCCGCGGCGCCCCTCCGGGCGATCGCGATTGCAAACTCCCTGACGAGAACGGATGCTCATGCCTGA
- a CDS encoding Trp biosynthesis-associated membrane protein, protein MPETKRGTLTSKGALIGVIVLAGGAALLASVQGWLALALLPGVATVEELTVTGQQMSPALTLIALAALAAALVLTLAGRGFRRVIAVLIVGLGAGLAYAGFRAISAPLAGASGQLESVSGISGEAQAGLVSSLELSVWPAVTVAIGVILAVAGVLVLVFGSRWKQGGRKYESSGEAKRARAAGTATGDRISDWEALSDGEDPTDDEFDEFDADAADGTAPRQ, encoded by the coding sequence ATGCCTGAGACGAAGCGCGGCACACTCACGAGCAAGGGCGCCCTGATCGGCGTCATCGTGCTGGCGGGCGGGGCTGCGCTCCTCGCCTCGGTGCAGGGGTGGCTGGCGCTCGCGCTCCTTCCCGGCGTCGCGACCGTCGAAGAGCTGACGGTCACGGGGCAGCAGATGAGCCCGGCGCTCACGCTGATCGCGCTCGCTGCGCTGGCCGCAGCCCTCGTGCTCACGCTCGCCGGCCGCGGCTTCCGGCGCGTCATCGCCGTGCTCATCGTCGGGCTTGGCGCAGGGCTTGCCTACGCTGGCTTCCGCGCGATCTCCGCGCCCCTCGCCGGGGCGAGCGGCCAGCTCGAATCGGTCAGCGGCATCTCGGGGGAGGCGCAGGCTGGCCTCGTCAGCTCGCTCGAGCTCTCCGTGTGGCCAGCGGTGACCGTTGCGATCGGCGTGATCCTCGCGGTTGCGGGCGTGCTCGTGCTCGTGTTCGGTTCGCGCTGGAAGCAGGGCGGGCGGAAGTACGAGTCGAGCGGCGAGGCGAAGCGCGCCCGCGCGGCGGGAACCGCGACGGGGGACAGGATCTCGGACTGGGAGGCACTCTCCGACGGCGAGGACCCCACCGACGACGAGTTCGACGAGTTCGACGCTGACGCCGCTGACGGAACCGCCCCGCGCCAGTGA
- a CDS encoding DUF6704 family protein, whose amino-acid sequence MSNQHGDPGHGDSPAAWTAVVVMLLGIAAGTVFFFLQMPTLVWVCVGVVALGLILGFILAKAGYGVNGPRYTPKSHD is encoded by the coding sequence ATGAGTAACCAGCACGGAGACCCCGGTCACGGCGATTCGCCCGCGGCATGGACGGCAGTGGTGGTGATGCTCCTTGGCATTGCTGCTGGAACCGTCTTCTTCTTCCTGCAGATGCCGACCCTCGTATGGGTATGCGTCGGCGTCGTCGCCCTCGGCTTGATCCTTGGGTTCATCCTCGCGAAGGCTGGCTACGGCGTGAACGGCCCCCGCTACACCCCGAAGTCGCACGACTAA
- the trpC gene encoding indole-3-glycerol phosphate synthase TrpC: MLEQLLQGSLEDAKSRRQIRPYQAVEAEALARPAALDALAHLAPADHIRVIAEVKRASPSRGDLAEIAEPHALASQYEAGGASVVSVLTEERRFKGSLDDLEAVRKAVSIPVLRKEFIGEEYQILEARAAGADLVLLIVAALPQDTLERLYAFTLELGMTPLVEAHSADEVARSVDLGSQLIGVNARDLSTFELDRDLFGRVADQIPAGVIRVAESAVLGVDDVVRYREAGADAILVGEALVKSDPIATLASFLSV, encoded by the coding sequence GTGCTTGAGCAGCTCCTTCAGGGATCGCTCGAGGACGCGAAGTCCCGCAGGCAGATTCGGCCTTACCAGGCCGTTGAAGCCGAGGCGCTCGCGCGCCCGGCCGCCCTCGACGCGCTCGCGCACCTCGCCCCGGCAGACCACATTCGGGTCATTGCCGAGGTGAAGCGCGCGAGTCCGTCGCGCGGGGATCTCGCCGAGATCGCTGAGCCGCACGCGCTCGCCAGCCAGTATGAGGCTGGCGGCGCGAGCGTTGTCAGCGTGCTCACTGAGGAGCGCAGGTTCAAGGGGTCGCTCGACGACCTCGAGGCTGTTCGCAAAGCAGTAAGCATCCCCGTGCTCCGCAAGGAGTTCATCGGGGAGGAGTACCAGATTCTTGAGGCCCGCGCCGCAGGCGCCGACCTCGTGCTGCTCATCGTGGCTGCCCTGCCGCAGGACACGCTTGAGCGACTGTACGCGTTTACCCTCGAGCTTGGCATGACGCCGCTCGTTGAGGCGCACTCGGCCGACGAGGTCGCGCGCTCCGTCGATCTCGGCTCGCAGCTGATTGGCGTGAACGCGCGCGATCTCTCGACGTTCGAGCTCGACCGCGACCTGTTTGGCCGCGTTGCCGATCAGATCCCGGCGGGCGTGATTCGCGTCGCGGAGTCCGCAGTGCTCGGCGTCGACGACGTCGTGCGTTACCGGGAAGCCGGCGCAGACGCGATCCTCGTCGGTGAGGCGCTCGTGAAGAGCGACCCGATTGCGACGCTCGCCTCGTTCCTGAGCGTGTAA